Proteins encoded by one window of Mustela erminea isolate mMusErm1 chromosome 7, mMusErm1.Pri, whole genome shotgun sequence:
- the SNRNP27 gene encoding U4/U6.U5 small nuclear ribonucleoprotein 27 kDa protein yields MGRSRSRSPRRERRRSRSASRERERRRRERSRSRERDRRRSRSRSPHRRRSRSPRRHRSTSPSPSRLKERRDEEKKETKETKSKERQITEEDLEGKTEEEIEMMKLMGFASFDSTKGKKVDGSVNAYAINVSQKRKYRQYMNRKGGFNRPLDFIA; encoded by the exons ATGGGTCGCAGTCGCAGCCGCTCCCCACGGAGGG AGCGCAGGCGGTCCCGGTCCGCGTCCCGTGAGCGAGAACGCAGGCGCCGAGAAAGGTCCAGGTCCCGGGAGAGAGATCGGCGAAGGAGCCGCTCTCGATCCCCACACAGAAGACGCTCCAG GTCCCCAAGACGACATAGATCCacatctccttccccttctcgactgaaagaaagaagagacgaggaaaagaaagaaacaaaagaaacaaagagcaaaGAACGCCAGATTACTG AGGAGGACTTAGAGGgcaaaacagaggaagaaatagaaatgatgaaATTAATGGGATTTGCCTCTTTTGACTCCACAAAA GGGAAAAAGGTGGATGGTTCTGTAAATGCCTATGCCATAAATGTGTCTCAGAAGAGGAAGTACAG GCAATACATGAATCGAAAAGGCGGATTCAACAGACCTTTGGATTTCATTGCATGA